The genomic region GTTGTGATTCGATGTCTTTTTCAATAAAAGAAATAATATCTTCAGGTTCAGCCATACGTCCTTCACCTATCAAACCACTAGCTAATTCACCTGTCCCGGCAGGTACCATTTTATTACCATAACTGGCTAGTTGTTTAAAATTTTGCAGAGTAGAAGGATGTTTAAACATATCCAGATCCATAGCTGGCGCAAAATAAACTGGACACTTTGCACTACAATAAACAGCCAATAAGAAATTATCAATATTTCCCGACACCATTTTACTTATGGTATTTGCCGTTGCCGGTGCAATAATCATATAATCTGCCCATAAACCTAGATCAACATGATTGTTCCAGGTATCATTTTCATCATCATCATTTGTAAAAGATGATAAGACAGGATTTTTTGATAAGGTAGAAAGTGTTAATGGAGTAACAAACTCTTTAGAAGAAGGAGTCATTACTACCTTAACAGTGGCGCCTGCTTTAATAAGCAGGCGCACAAGGTAAGTTGTTTTATAAGCAGCAATACCACCAGTAATACCTAGCAATATATTTTTACCACTTAAAACTGACATCATAAAAGTACTATTCTGATTTAGAGGTATCTCTAAAATAAATCTTACCGTCTAACCATTCTTGAACAGCTATCTGGTGAGGCTTAGGTAAACGCTCATAGAATTTAGACACTTCAATTTGCTCTTTATTCTCAAAAACTTCTTCAAGAGAGTCATTGTAAGTAGCAAATTCCTCAAGCTTTTCAATAAGCTCTTCCTTTACATCGGTATTAATTTGTTCAGCACGCTTTGCTATGATTGAAATAGCCTCGTACATATTACCAGTAGGATTAGTTAATTGATCCCTGTTATAAGTAATAGTACTTGCTGGCGCTTTTATGTTTTTAGTATCCATAACTGAAATTAGATGTTATTCTTTATTTTGTAATCGTTGATGTTTTCCATAATCTCATCTGCATCCTCGCGATACTCACTAGCCGGAAAACGAGAGACAAAGGTATTATAATATTTTGTAGCAAGCTCTAATCTTTCTGGAATCAGCTCTTCTCTACTCTTCATAGCATACAAATACTGTGAATCTATAAGGTAAAACTGCGCGTCATCCATAAATTCTGATCCTGGATGCTGAATGATAAAATTCTCAAAACTCTTTATTGCTGGAATGAACCTACTGCGATGATGGTAATTTTTTGCAATTTCATATGCCTTACGGTCTAGTTTAAACCTCAACTCAGACACTAATTTATTTGCTTCTTCTGCATATTCACCATCTGGATATAAATTGATGTAGTCCTGTAACTTTGCTAAAGCTCTATCTGTATTCACCTGACTTTTAGAATAAACTGCAGACATGTGATAGTGACTTTTTGCTCCCATAAAAGCAGCATATTCTCTATTATCACTTGTAGGATGTGATTGCACAAAACGCTCATATTGATAAGCACTGTTAGGATAATCCCTAGTTTCATATAAAGCTTGTGCGTATTTAATAGACAATGCTTCTGCCTTATCTGTACCTCTATACTGCGGTATGATTTGATCAAAAAGATTAACAGCTTTGCTATACTTCTCTCTTTTAAGAAGTGTATCAATCATAGCTAGCTTTACCTCGTTATCAGTAGATTTTAACGCTGTCTGATAAGGTCCACAGCTTACCGCCATAATCGCTATAAGAAGTAAAACAATATAGTTTTTCATACTCAGTTTTAAATGGTTTGCAAAAGTACAATTTTTATACATATTTTCTTTGTTGTCTATGCAACTAACGTATATAATTGAAATGTCGTATAATACTCTAGGTTATTAATAAAGGCTTAAGCCACATACTGATTCATAAAAGCCTCTATCCTAGACTTTAAATCATTATTTACAGGCACTAATGGCAACCTTAGATTCTCTTTAATTAATCCTAGATGTGCCATCAAGGCTTTAATTCCGCCAGGATTACCTTGTTCAAAAATTAAATCTATACTTGACGCTATTTTATAATGTAACTCATAAGCTTCTTCTACATCACCATTCAATCCATAACGCACCATGTCACTAAAGCCTTGTGGTAATCCTTGACCTATCACAGAAATAACACCAGCTCCACCGGCTAATACCATAGGTAACGTAATCATATCATCACCTGATATTACTAAGAAATCTTTAGGAGTATATTGTATTAATTTCATTGCCTGTACGATATCGCCAGCTGCTTCTTTAATTCCTACTATATTTTCAAAATCATGAGCAAGACGTACCACTGTTTCAACCGCCATGTTAGAAGCAGTTCTCCCAGGCACATTATACAAAATAATAGGCTTATCTGTTGCAGTTGCTACAGCCTTAAAATGCTGGTAAATCCCTTCTTGTGTTGGCTTATTATAAGCAGGAGAAACAGATAAAATGGCAACATAATCACTTAAATCTGTGTTATTAATTTCATCCACAACAGCTGCAGTATTACTACCACCTATTCCTAGTACCATAGGCAATCTTCCTGCATTTGCTTTGGTAATAGTAGATTTTACTGCATTTTTCTCATCAGTGGTTAAAGTCGCACTTTCCCCTGTAGTACCCAGCACTACTAGATAATCTATACCGTTATCAATTTGAAAGTTCACCACTTGTTCTAATGCGCTGTGATCTACTTCACCAGTCGCTGTAAAAGGTGTAATAAGCGCTACACCAGTTCCTATTAAATCTTGCATTTTATTGAGTTAATATTTTTAAATATTTCTTTAATTCTGCTATCAAGCCTTTATAATCATTAATCTCTACACCTATAGATAAATCAAATAGTGACTCTTTATCACCACCATAAGCTACCTTTAAACTAGACGGTAAGGCTAGGCTTACATACTCTAGCAAATCATTTTCTTTATTAAAATGATTAATTTGAAGATCAAAAGATTTACTCAGCAATTTCTTTGTTTCTGAATCAGTAATACCTCCAGACCATTTGATCAACTTACGATCTATAAGATGCGCCTCGTCAATGGTCGATTTTTTCTTATCGCTTACAAAAGCAATAAAAGTAACATTGTCCTTTTTAATATTTAATTCATTTGCCCAGTTATAAAACGGACTCATGTCATTATGATATTGACCATCAAATATTACTACAAGAGATTCTGGCCATTTTATCGATGGTCTCTCTAGCTCTTTTTGTAATCTTTGCAGTTCTTTGCGCAACCAGCGGCGCTTAATTCCGTTAAAAATCATGTACTTTTACTAACTGTACAAATGTAGCACAATAGGACATGAAAACATCTATATATAAGCGTCTGGGAAAGGCTTTTTTATATCTCGCTTTCGCGAAAGCGATATTAATCACAACCTCTTGCAAATCAGATCATTTATACCTCACCAAAGTAACTAGTACACAAACACATATAGACAGCACCTTACAAAGTGTCGCTCAAATTGAGGCTTATATAACACCATTTAAAAAATCACTGGACGCTCAAATGGATGAACAGCTAAGCTTCAATCCAGTCTCAATGAATAAAAATGATTATAAATACAATACACCAATTGGTAATATGCTAGCTACAATTGTACGTGAGCAAGGTGAGCCTATTTATAAATCAAGAACAGGCAAAAACATAGATATAGTTTTACTTAATCATGGTGGTATTAGAGCAGGAATGCCTGCAGGACCTGTAACCATGAGAAGAGCTTATGAAATCATGCCTTTTGACAACGAGATCACTATTGCTGAATTATCTGGTGATCAAATGAATGAACTAATTAATTACCTGATTGATCGCAAAAGAGCGCATCCATTTGATGGAATGAAAATTATTTTAAATGCAGATGATAGTGTAAATGAGATAACCATTCAAAATCAACCGTTAGATAAAGACAGAACCTATATCGTGGCTACTAATGACTATCTCTATAATGGCGGAGATGACATGAGTTTTTTCAAAGGCGCTCCAATGATGAAGATTGATTATAAAATACGTAATGCTGTCATTGATTACTTTAAGAAAGTGGATACCATAAAATTTGAACGAGACAACCGATTTGAGGTTTTAGATTAATAAGCAAGAAAATGGAAAGAAGAAAATTTATACGCAACACAAGTGCTGGAATGGTAGCTGGTGCGGCTTTATGGTCTAACTATGCTCTTGCTAGTGGTATTTTTACAGGACCAGAATTAGAGCCTGGAACTAAGAAAATCACGATCTTACACACTAACGATACGCATTCTCATATAGAACCTATTTCTGGTGGTCGTAATGATGGACGTGGTGGTGTTGCTCGTAGAGCAGCAATTATTAACAAGGTACGTTCAGAAAACCCAAATACACTATTACTAGACTGTGGTGATATCTTTCAAGGCACGCCCTATTTCAATTTCTATGGTGGCGAGCTAGAGATCAAGTTAATGTCTATGATGGGTTATGATGCTGCAACTATAGGAAATCATGATTTTGATAACAGTATTGAAGGTCTTTACAAACAACTACCGCATGCCGATTTTGACTTTGTGATCTCTAATTATGACTTCTCAAACACCATCATGGATGGACATACTAAACCTCATAAAGTTATAGTTAAGGATGGTGTGCGCATCGGGCTATTTGGTGTAGGAATAAAACTAGATGGATTAGTAGATCCAAAAATGTATAAGGAAACTGTTTATAACGACCCTATTGAAGTCGCAAAAGATCAAATTAAAACCTTGCGAGAAACAGAAAAATGTGATCTAGTAATTTGCATGTCGCATTTAGGCTACTCTTATAGAGGTGATCGAGTATCTGACCTATCACTTGCCGCAGCCACATCAGGTATAGACCTTATCATAGGTGGTCATACACACACATTTCTAGACGCACCAGAAATCGTTAAAAATGCCTCAGGAAAAGATGTCATGGTCAATCAGGTAGGTTGCTATGGAATCAACTTGGGCCGTATTGATTTCTACTTTAAAGAAGGTAAAATTGATAAAGGAGTCGACGTGGTTTATGAGATTTAATTCAATCAGTTTATAATATAATATGACCAAATCAATCATTACAAAAGGATTCGTACTTTCAGGAATCATGAACACCTTAGGAATTCTATTTTTCTCAAAAGGCTTTACCAATGACGTTATTCCAGAAACAGATCCGGTAGTGATGTCTTATTTTGGACTTGTTATGATTATGGTTTGGGGTCTTGCTTTTATAGCAGTAGCTAAAGTTTTTGATAAAGTGAAATGGCTTGTTGGTGTATTTGCTCTTGAAAAACTATGCTACGTCATTGCTTATGGATATTGGTTTTCAAATAATAGTGTTCAAGAGGTGTATGATAAAGATGTAATTGCTGGAATTTTTTACTCTATCTATGGTTTAAATGACTTTCTATTCCTGCTGTTTTTTGGGTATGTTTTCATCAAACTCATGAAATCCAAATAAACCCACTGAAACACTCAACTGTAATTTTTACCGATATACCCCAAAAACATTACCGTAACAACATCATTTATTACATTTTAAAAAATATTAACCCCTAATTTTATAGGGTCAAACTATAAATTTTATATAATTTTAAAACACATACCCTATATTTGAAAAATAATTTAAAAATTTTCAAATGGGCAAGAAGGTTAATTTTATTGTTTTAGCTGTTTTAGTACTTATCAGTTTAACGTTTAGCAATCCATATACAGAAAATGGTGATATGAGCGCCATTGACAGTGGCGATACCGCATGGATGTTAATCGCTTCAGCATTTGTATTATTAATGACTCCAGGACTTGCCTTTTTCTATGGCGGTATGGTGAATAAAAAATCAATGATATCTACCATGTTACAAAGTTTTGTAGCACTAGGCGTGGTAAGTATACTATGGGTAATTGTAGGTTTCTCACTTGCCTTTGGAGAAAGCTATTATGGAATCATAGGAAATCCAATGACTTATTTCAATTTTAAAAATGTAGGTCTTGCTCCTAATCCTGATTTTGCTGGAACCGTTCCTTTTTTAGTTTTTGCTTTATTTCAATTAAAATTTGCCATCATCACACCAGCTTTAATAACCGGTAGTTTTGCCGAGCGTGTGCGATTTAGAAGTTATATTCTATTTATGGTCTTGTTTACGCTATTCATTTACACACCACTAGCTCACATGACATGGCATCCAGATGGATTATTACGCAATTTAGGAGTATTAGACTTTGCAGGTGGAACGGTTGTTCATATGAGCGCTGGATTTGCAGCACTTGCAGGAGCAGTTTATTTAGGGAAACGCAAAAAAATCACACACGATCCAGCAAATGTGCCTTATATCATTTTAGGAACTGGATTGCTTTGGTTTGGATGGTTTGGTTTTAATGCTGGTAGTGCACTAGCCGCAAATGCAGATGCCGCCATAGCCTTTGCAAACACAAATATTGCTAGTGCCACCGCAATGATCACATGGATGTTTTACGAACGTTTCTCTAATCGTAAAATGAGCGCTGTAGGCGCATGTATCGGTGCTATTGTCGGACTAGTTGCCATTACACCTGCTGCAGGTTTTGTTACTATTTCACAAAGTATATTTATTGGATTTGCTACAGCTATTACTAGTAATATCGCCATTTCATTATTTTCTAAAACTGGTATTGACGATACACTAGACGTTTTCCCTAGTCATGGAGTTGGCGGAATAGTAGGTATGATTCTAACTGCTGTTTTTGCAAAAGATGTTGGACTTGTACATGGTGAGACGGAAACCTTTATGTGGCATATTATAGCGCTTATAGGAGTTTCTGTATTTACCTTCGGTGGTAGTTTGTTATTCTATAAACTGGTTGATATTTTGATTCCTATAAGAGTAAGAGACGATCAGGAAGAACGCGGACTAGATGTTAGCCAGCACGGTGAAGAAGTGAGTTAATTCAATCGAGTAAAACCTTTTTCTGGAAATGCAATGTCGTACTCTACAGGAGATTCCTCTAAGTACTGAAAGCAACTTTGTTCCTTTTCTGCATCACTATATATTAGTTTAAACTGGTCGTCTAGTTGCAAGTATAGGATGTAAATCTCATCTCCTGCGCCGCACATTCCGCGACCAGCACTACCTGGTTTTGATGGTTCTATAATACTTATCAACAAATGCGTTACATCATCAACTGTTTTGTGACCTAGAATATCAATTTCATAAGCGTATTCATATCCTAATGCGCCTATATCTAAGACTTCTTTATCGTCATAGGTTAGATACACATTTTGATCGCCTAGACTCCACAACATCTGTTGCGGATTACCATTAAATTTGACATCGAGTGTTTTAGTAGAACCTGCCTTTTGCCAAGTAAGGTCTACAAATAGCCCTGTATCAGTTTTAGATTCAAAAACTTCATCATAGCTCAACACTTGACAGACATATTCATCATCAACTTCTGTTTCAAAATCACCATCATATTTGGCATAAATTTTAAAAGATTCTTCTTCAGGGTAGACAGAATAATAGAAAAGTATAGGAATAGACTCTGTGCTATTGTCATATTTATACCAACCTGTAAATTCTTGTTCATACTCACAATAACCTACTCTTTCAACGTACATTGTTATAGGATATTTACCTACATATCCTTTTAATAACATGGTGTTATTAGGGATGATTTTTGAGGAATAGGTTTGCGCTTTCGCGAAAGCGAAATTCAACAACACCACAATTACCAATAGCTTATTCATATTTTAAATCATTGCTAGAAATTCTTGCTCGCTAATCATAGTGATACCTAATTTCTCTGCTTTTTCAAGTTTAGAAGGTCCCATTTTATCACCTCGGATCAGATAGTCAGTCTTACTAGAAATCGAACTCGAGTTTTTACCTCCATTATCCTCTACCAGTTTCTTTAAATCATTTCTAGACATTTCAAAAACACCTGAAATCACAAAGCTTTTACCTGCTAATTTATCAGTCTGACCTTCTAATTGCTCTTCACTCAATGCAAATTGTAGACCAGCATTTTTCAAACGTTCTACTATCGCCATTTGATCATCATTCTGGATAAATTCAACTATAGATTGAGCGATACTTTCTCCTATTTCTGGAACAGCGGTTAATTCTTCCATCTTTTTATCTGCCGCACTGGAAACATCAGCAAATAAGTCAATAGAACTCTTATCAGGCTCTGCTGGCATATTTAATAACGCCTCGACGTTTTTATAATGTTTGGCTAGTTTTTTAGCTACCGTTTCACCTACATATCTAATCCCCAAAGCAAACAACACTCGTTCAAATGGCACTTCCTTACTAGCCTCTATTCCATTGATCATATTCTCGGCACTTTTTTGCGCCATGCGTTCTAGCGGTAAAACCTGCTCTACCGTTAGATCGTACAAATCTGCATAGTTGTGTATCAATCCTGCGTCGACTAATTGACCTACAGTCTCTGCTCCTATCCCATCAATATCCATCGCTTTGCGAGAAATAAAATGTTCGATTCTACCTTTTACTTGTGGTGGACAGGCCATATCATTAGGGCAATAATGCTTTGCATCTCCATCAGTACGCACAAGTTCTGTATCACATTCTGGACAGTGCGAGGCATAAACCGTAGGAGTGGAATTTTCTGGTCGTTTAGTTAAATCTACAGCCACTATTTTAGGAATGATCTCACCACCTTTCTCTACATATACCTCATCACCTACTCTTATATCTAGTTTTTCTATTTGGTCGGCATTATGTAAGCTTGCACGTCGTACGGTTGTTCCAGATATCTCTACTGGCTCCAGATTAGCCACTGGCGTTATAGAACCAGTACGACCTACTTGATACGTAATCTCTTCTAGTCTTGTGGAAACCTGCTCTGCCGCAAACTTATAGGCCATCGCCCATTTTGGCGCTTTGGCAGTAAAACCTAGCTCATCTTGTTGATCTAGAGAATTTACCTTTATCACAACACCATCCGTCTCATATGGTAATTCCTTTCGTGCAATGTCCCAGTGATTGATGAACTCAAACACGTCTTCTATAGAATTGACTAATTTACTCTCTTGAGGTGCTTTAAATCCCCATTTTCGCGCAAGCAATAAAGAATCAAACTGACTTTTTACTGGTAAATTTTCACCAGCAAGTTGATACAACAAACAGTCCAGTGGTCTTTTTGCCACCTCAGCACTATCCTGAAGTTTTAAACTACCACTAGCCGTATTACGCGGATTGCGATATAAATCCAATCCTAGTGCCTCACGTTCTTCATTCATTTTATGGAATCCATCCCAAGGCAACACAATCTCACCACGTATTTCAAACTTCTCAGGAACGTCGTTTCCTTTTAATTGTAATGGTACAGACTTAATTGTGCGCACGTTTGCCGTTACCTCATCACCTTGATTTCCATCTCCACGAGTGACGGCTTGGACAAACTTGCCGTTTGCATAATGTAAACTTATGCTGGCACCATCATATTTAAGCTCACAAGTATACTGAATTTCGCCATCCACTATTTTCTTGATACGCGTTTCCCAATCACGCAAATCCTCAATAGAATAAGAATTATCTAGCGAGTACATGCGGTTGATATGCTTAACGGTATTGAAGTTTTTAGTCACCTCACCACCTACACGCACAGATGGACTGGTCGCGTCATAGAACTCAGGATGAGCGGCCTCTAGCGTTTTTAATTGCTCCAGTTTCTTATCAAACTCAAAGTCTGATATGGTAGGATTATCGTTAACGTAGTAATTATAATTGTGCTCGCGCAATTCATCGCGCAGGGATTGTATTTGTTCTTTTGGACTCATAGAAAATGTGCTATCTTCTGCTCAAATTTTTAAGATTCTAAAATACAATAATGAGCGCTAGATTTCTAATTCTTTGTAGTTTGATATTAACACTGTTTTCATGCAGTGAACCTCAGGTAAAATTAACCAGTCCGTCTATTATACCAGCGCCTCAATCTTTGCAAGTAAATCCTGGACACTTCACTATTAATGAAGAAACTACATTGAGTAATAACGACGATTTTACAGCTTCCTATAACTTCCTATTATCTTTTTTGAAAGACGCTACAGATCGCGATTGGGATACAAAATACAGTGATAACAATGTCATTATACTAGAGTATGACTCTAGCATTATTTCAAAAGAAGGCTACAACATCATCAGTACAGACCGCAACATCACCATTAAATCAAGCACAGACGCTGGTGCATTCTATGCCGTGCAATCTCTGATTCAGTTGATGCCTGCAGATATAAAAAACGCAACAGAAATATACATCCCAGCAGTCACCATAAAAGATGAGCCGCGTTTTAATTACCGTGGTATGCACCTAGATGTTTCTAGACATATGTTTGATGTAGATTTTATCAAAAAATACATCGACGCCATGGCCATGCTCAAGATGAACAACTTTCATTGGCACCTTACAGACGATCAAGGCTGGCGCATTGAGATTAAAAAGTATCCTAAATTGCAAGAAATCGCCGCATATCGTGATTCTACTCTGCTTGGTCATTACAACGACACACCGCATCAATATGACGGTAAGAGATACGGCGGTTATTATACACAGGAAGAAGTACGTGAGGTGATCGCTTTCGCGAAAGCGAGACACATCAACGTCATCCCAGAAATAGAAATGCCTGGTCATGCACAAGCCGCTATTGCTGCCTATCCAGAATTGGGTTGCACAGGAAACAACATAGACGTGGCAATGAAATGGGGCGTTTTTGAAGATATCTATTGTCCTAATGAGGCAACGTTTACATTCCTTGAAAACGTGCTGGACGAAGTGATGGAATTATTTCCATCTAAATATATCCATATAGGTGGCGATGAAGCGCCAAAAACACAATGGAAAACCAGCAATGTCGCACAAAAAGTCATTAAAGAAAACGGATTAAAAGATGAGTATGAGCTACAGTCCTATTTTATCCAGCGCATGGAAAAATACATCAACTCAAAAGGTCGCCAGATCATAGGATGGGACGAGATTTTAGAAGGTGGACTTGCACCTAATGCTACGGTGATGAGCTGGCGTGGTGTAGAAGGCGCTATCGAGGCTGCAAAAGCCGGTCACGATGTAATCATGACACCTACATCGCATTGTTATTTTGATTATTATCAAAGTGAGAATGATGACGAACCGCTCGCCATAGGCGGATTTTTACCACTTGAAAAAGTATACAATTTCAATCCTATACCAGAAGAATTAACTGCAGAAGAAGCACAACTCGTTTTAGGCGTGCAAGGAAATGTATGGACAGAATACATAAAAACCAGCGAGCAAGTAGAATACATGGTATTCCCGCGCATCTTTGCCATGAGCGAGGTTGCCTGGAGTCCATCTGGCGAGAGAGATTACCTAGAATTTGTGAGCCGTGTAGAAAACTTCAATAAAAGACTACAAGTTCTAAATATCAATTATGCTAACCATTTATACGAGCTGGAAGGTTCTTTAAATGAAGATCAGGCCTATGAGTTAACAACGATGTTGCCCAATAATGAAATTAGATTCACTCTAGACGGCACTTTACCAGTGGCAACTTCTACAGTTTATGAAGGTCCCATCCCTTTTAAAGAAAACATGTCATTAAAAGCAGCGGTCTTTGAAAATGGTGAACAATTGAGCAGCTTATTCACTCAAGAGTTCCATTATCACAAAGGTGTAGGCGCAACCATTAGTATTAATAAAGAACCTCATAAATCCTATCCAGGTAGTGGCGCCGCAGGATTGATTAACGGAATTAAAGGAAGTGATTCTCGTTATGGTGATAGTGAGTGGTTAGGGTTTTGGGGTGATGATATTGAGATTGAAATCGAATTTGAAGAACCAATTGAGATCAATGAGATTGATTTACGATTTTATCATGCACCTAGTCAGTGGGTTTATGCGCCTGAGAAATATTATCTGCATTTAGAAACTGAAAAAGGCATAATATCCGACTTGATTACAATACCAAATCAAAACGAAAATCTAGTTATTTCAAATTATAATAGCGAACGGTTCAAGGGGTATGAAGACTTGAAGTTTTCTAAATTGCGACTTGTAATCCCTAACTACGGCACCATTCCAGACGGTAATCAAGGAGCAGGAAATAAAGCTTGGACTTTTATAGACGAAATCATAATTAACTGATACAGTGGTGTTAAAAGATTATTATTCTTAATAAAAACATAATTATTACTTATTTTTTTGTTAAAACAAATTGAATTATTGCAATTCTGAAATAAAATTTGCATGTCGTAATAACCTACGTTTGTTATTAAACAAAATAATTCAACATTAATATTTTTAAAAATGAAAAAATTAATTAAATCAAGTTTATTAGTTTTTGCCGTTGCAATTTTTATTGGGTGTTCTAATGATGAAAATGAATTAACAAATAATGATAATTCATTACTTACACAAAAATCAAGTGAAATAGCACCAGAAGTAGAGTATGAAGAAATTCTCTCTACAATTTATACTGAATATTCGGTAGGAGATTGGACCCAAATAGAGGATGAGGATGGGTATATCACTATGGTTAAAAAAGTGGAAAATAATTTAAATTCAATTGCATATCTAATAGCTGATCCAATAGATGGACATTATCTCTTCGCAGAACAAAATGAGGAACTTGAAACAATTTTTGTTCGTGATTATACAGCGGATATTCTCATCGATGGAGCTTATCTTGGGGAATCGCCTATTGCTATTGATATAAATCATCCTGATGCAGGAACGCAAACAAAAGGATGGATAAGAGGATTTACAAGGAGATTTTTCGGTGCAGGTAGAGAAACCGGTAATTGGGGTGGTTGTATCGGTGGAATACAATATAGAACTATTGTACATACCTTTTCGGTTCTTTTTATAGAATTTGAAAATGGTCAGACTGTTGAAAGTAGAGAATGTTAAAACCTATCAAATTGAATAGATTTTTTATTTTCCTATCAACTTTTTTAACATTCATACCAGCGTATGGACAGATTACTATAATGGCCGTTGATAATAATGGGAAGTCTATAAAAAATGAAAAAATTATTATCTCTCAAGATCAAATTGATCTTGAGAGATATAGTGATTCTACAGGCATGATAAGTTTTGATTCTGATATTTTTGATATCACAAAACCAATTAAAATAACGCCAAAAGGTTATAAAACTTTAGAGCAAATGCTAAATGGACGAATGTCAAATATAAGTTTTGCTGAAAATACTTACGAACTCGACCCTATCATTTTAAAAGGAAGAAAAACAAAAGAGATAACCTTTAAAAACTATAAAGAAAAAGAAAATCGATTTTCAAATTATTATATACGCACCGCAATTCGTTTAAATGCAGAGCATATAATCAACATAACAGAGTTTGCAAAAAATTCTGATTATGGAGCTATAAAATCAATCTCTTTTGACGTTAAAAATCGACAGCCTAACGATACAAGTTTTGTTTACTATCGTTTAAATTTATATAATAAAGAGAAAAATATCATTTACTCAAAAGATCAAAAGTTTCAAATAAATAAAATTGATAAAGACCTAGTATTTGAAATTTCCCCTGAAATCTTTTCAAGTCAGGTAGCTTACGTAGGAATCAGAAATGCTCAAGAAAACACGACAATACCCTATGAAAACTCGCCAATCTATCAGATACTATTTGAAAACAGGGAATTTCAAAGCGCTAAAGGTTATATTCAGTTTTATGATAAAGAAGAATCTGAGTGGCAATTAATTTCTTCTGATAATGATTCTTTAGAATATCACGTGAAACATACATTAACTGGTAATCCAAGTAAAAATCTTACTAATTACAATCTTAACATTGAAATAGTTTGTACTGAAAATAATTAATTGTTATCTATTCAAATAATTTAAATCCACCATTTTCTGTTTAGAATAAATGGTGGATTTTGTTTTATTAACTTGCAGATAGATAAATATCACTCAAATGCTCCTA from Nonlabens arenilitoris harbors:
- the ligA gene encoding NAD-dependent DNA ligase LigA, which produces MSPKEQIQSLRDELREHNYNYYVNDNPTISDFEFDKKLEQLKTLEAAHPEFYDATSPSVRVGGEVTKNFNTVKHINRMYSLDNSYSIEDLRDWETRIKKIVDGEIQYTCELKYDGASISLHYANGKFVQAVTRGDGNQGDEVTANVRTIKSVPLQLKGNDVPEKFEIRGEIVLPWDGFHKMNEEREALGLDLYRNPRNTASGSLKLQDSAEVAKRPLDCLLYQLAGENLPVKSQFDSLLLARKWGFKAPQESKLVNSIEDVFEFINHWDIARKELPYETDGVVIKVNSLDQQDELGFTAKAPKWAMAYKFAAEQVSTRLEEITYQVGRTGSITPVANLEPVEISGTTVRRASLHNADQIEKLDIRVGDEVYVEKGGEIIPKIVAVDLTKRPENSTPTVYASHCPECDTELVRTDGDAKHYCPNDMACPPQVKGRIEHFISRKAMDIDGIGAETVGQLVDAGLIHNYADLYDLTVEQVLPLERMAQKSAENMINGIEASKEVPFERVLFALGIRYVGETVAKKLAKHYKNVEALLNMPAEPDKSSIDLFADVSSAADKKMEELTAVPEIGESIAQSIVEFIQNDDQMAIVERLKNAGLQFALSEEQLEGQTDKLAGKSFVISGVFEMSRNDLKKLVEDNGGKNSSSISSKTDYLIRGDKMGPSKLEKAEKLGITMISEQEFLAMI
- a CDS encoding beta-N-acetylhexosaminidase, with product MSARFLILCSLILTLFSCSEPQVKLTSPSIIPAPQSLQVNPGHFTINEETTLSNNDDFTASYNFLLSFLKDATDRDWDTKYSDNNVIILEYDSSIISKEGYNIISTDRNITIKSSTDAGAFYAVQSLIQLMPADIKNATEIYIPAVTIKDEPRFNYRGMHLDVSRHMFDVDFIKKYIDAMAMLKMNNFHWHLTDDQGWRIEIKKYPKLQEIAAYRDSTLLGHYNDTPHQYDGKRYGGYYTQEEVREVIAFAKARHINVIPEIEMPGHAQAAIAAYPELGCTGNNIDVAMKWGVFEDIYCPNEATFTFLENVLDEVMELFPSKYIHIGGDEAPKTQWKTSNVAQKVIKENGLKDEYELQSYFIQRMEKYINSKGRQIIGWDEILEGGLAPNATVMSWRGVEGAIEAAKAGHDVIMTPTSHCYFDYYQSENDDEPLAIGGFLPLEKVYNFNPIPEELTAEEAQLVLGVQGNVWTEYIKTSEQVEYMVFPRIFAMSEVAWSPSGERDYLEFVSRVENFNKRLQVLNINYANHLYELEGSLNEDQAYELTTMLPNNEIRFTLDGTLPVATSTVYEGPIPFKENMSLKAAVFENGEQLSSLFTQEFHYHKGVGATISINKEPHKSYPGSGAAGLINGIKGSDSRYGDSEWLGFWGDDIEIEIEFEEPIEINEIDLRFYHAPSQWVYAPEKYYLHLETEKGIISDLITIPNQNENLVISNYNSERFKGYEDLKFSKLRLVIPNYGTIPDGNQGAGNKAWTFIDEIIIN